In the genome of Lactuca sativa cultivar Salinas chromosome 3, Lsat_Salinas_v11, whole genome shotgun sequence, the window acctAGAGCAGACCCTTTTTATTCGACGGGttatttaacttaaattttatataacttatatacactgggTTATTATAGAGGAAATCTATGGGTCCTTATAGGGTACATTATTGCATAACATAGGAGCTTTCCTTacacattttataaagaaaatattggattttctagaatcaTACTcattcgcttttacaaggaaaatgacatctttatcaaataaaactcttatgaactcaccaacttaattgttgacactttttcaaaactacttgtattctcagggaatcggtaAAACAGGAAATCAGCGGCTTTCGAGGATGGAACGCTTAGGCgttaaacatttcatttttgtcaacataatacaattgatttagaaacatgtaaactcatactatggtgtaactttttcaattatatttatgttagttgtttttattttgagcactattatactcgttgttgtgatactatacataaagtcctccaccctcagacgtttccgtcaTCCTTGGTTTGGAGTGTGAcaatatacatctattataacttcataatgtCAATCGTTTGAATAAATTCTACCAACGAGtttcacatgaataaaattaaatataatatatggtttaatgttatttataattattgttattgttaattaatttttaaaaaattatttgcttaatgttttaatttctatcataataattatttaaaacatcaaacattgttttttgtttttaaaagtaacaatataatcatttatataaaattatttttaagtattgttattgtaagctattttaagctacttatttgaaaactcgTAATcgttataaaaatatctttaggaaatatttttgttatatttatattacaatttatttttgcatttatcactacaatttaccacttttaactatttacaaaatattctttggttttttaagtggaactgaaattatatttaagttgacaatgtaatgttatatttaaattaacaatttaagtattttgtcaaaactgttcaaaagttgtagctttaaactgataatggtttacatataacaacatattaaatctaataaattaagtacaatatattaaaagttaaagacataacattataagtagaagtaatatattatttcaaaaataaaaattagtttatttataattacactttaggtttgatatttatttaaccttattaaccaacttataatcgtTATTAGAAAGACCCTAcattttatcacttttaactatttacaaaatatatttttttggttgtttaagttaaactaaaatttatatttaagttgaccctgtaatgttatatttaaattaataatttaagtaaatttatacaaattgttccaaaattgtatctttaaaattatAATGGTTAACATTCAACAATATATTTAAACtaacaaattaagtataatatgttaaaagttaaaaaacataactttataagtagaagtaaagatataattttaatattgaaatttagtttatatatgattacactttaggtttgatatttatttaagctaattaaccaaattataattattattataaagaaattgaaaagtcatgggagtttcaaatgaatgtggtggaagaaaaaatgaaaatgtggtgaaagaaaaagtgcatggaggtttcaaatgaatgtggtgaaaagaaaaatcattcctttataagtatactagacgAATACCCGTGTGTTgcgtagaaacacctatatagttgaagtctttacaaatatatgtttttttaaatataacaataacattattgttaaatttgatataataatttgtatactaaattgatataatatatagattattttgaactatatgataatatataaatctattatatatgcataatctcaatcgtttgaatgacttctatcaGCGAGTTACTTAagaataaatttaaatataatatatggtttaatgttatttatagttgttgttattaataattaatttttaaaatttatttgcttaatgttttaatttctatcattataacttgttaaaatatcaaacattgtttttttattttaaaggtaacaatgtaattatttatatagatttatttttaactatttttattgtaaattatttgaagctacttatttgaaaatttttcatgattataaaaatatctttaggaaatattttagttaaattgatattataatttagtttttgtatttatcactacaatttatcatttttaactatttacaaaatattctttggttttttaagtggaactgaaatttatatttaagttgacactgtaattttatatttaaattaacaatataagtattttgttcaaaccgttcaaaagttgtagctttaaactgataatgatttacatataacaacattttaaatatattaaattaagtataatatgttaaaacttaaagacataagtttataagtataagtaaagatattattttaaaattgaaatttagtttatttatgattacactttaggtttgatatttatttcaccttaataaccaacttataatcattattagaaagacactacaatttatcattttttactatttacaaaatattttttgggttgtttaagttaaactaaaatttatatttaagttgaccctataatattatatttaaattaataatgtaagtatattatacaaattgttccaaaagtgtatctttaaaatgataatggtttacatccaacaatatattaaaactaataaattaactataatatgttaaaagtttaaaaaaaaataactgtataagtagaagtaaatatattattttaatattgaaatttaatttatatatgattacactttaggtttgatatttatttaaccttattaaccaacttatatttattattagaaaaaattgaaaagtcaaggaagtttcaaatgaatgtagggaaaggaaaaatgcatgtgagtttcaaatgaatgtggtgaaaggaaaaatgcaacatttataagtagaagtaaatatattattttaataaaaaacataattttataagtagaagtaaagatattattttaatattgaaatttagtttatatatgattacactttaggtttaatatttatttaacctaattaccaaattataataattattattattattataaagaaattgaaaagtcatgggagtttcaaattaatgtggtgaaaggaaaaaagaatggagatttcaaatacatgagattcaagaaaaaatgctagttttataagtatatatatatatatatatatatatatatatatatatatatatatatatatatatatatatatatatatatatatatatatatatatatcttctttTTACTTTATATTAAATTTCTTGTTAATTATATTGTTTCATTATATATTTCTTTTTGCTTCTACTTTAAATTATATATAGTGAGAAAAgagtttacatatatatatatatatatatatatatatatatatatatatatatatatatatatatatatatatatatatatatatatatatatataattttcggGTAGTTAGCGAACATCAAGACTGAAAAAAGATTTTTGCATTCTTATTTAGTTTTATGAAACaaacaaaatatcaaaaaaattaaaaatactcTTAAGTCGTAAAAAATAAAGTGAATAAGAAATATTTTTTGCATTATTTTTTTACGAAACGAACAAAAcgtcaaaaagttaaaaatattcCAAAGGCGCAAAAAAATTAAGCCAACAAAACATATTTTGTTGCATTATTTTTTTAGGATACGAACAAATCatcaaaaagttaaaaattcTCTTAAGTcgtaaaaaaaaattacaaaaaataaacataataaaaattaattatgtATAGATGATCcgtttttttgtaaaaaatagtCTCTACGGTTGGTAGGCTATTTGATTTTGGTTAAATAAGAACCGATTTTTATTGGATTTTTGCGTGAGATATGAATTTATAGTATAACCATGTATAATTTTCGATAATCCgtgtttttaaaaaattatttttgaattAGCGTATATAAAATCTAAAACATaatatagaaaataaaaataaaaaaacaatccaAAAAAAAACTAATTGTAAAAAATCTTTTTTGCTCATGGAGCTATATTTTTTATTAGGGATTACAATCCGGAACAGAATGCGGATAAAATTTAAATGAAAGAGaaaaaattagaaaaacaaataaattaatcagaaaaataatttaaataaaaaattaataataaaatatattaaaataaaaatgacctaattatttaatttaataaaaataaaagaaaaatagtaGTTATAAACAAGTTCATAAAAGAAgctaaaaacaaaaaagaaatataataattaaaaaataattaaagatGTGATGTGAGTGATttgattatagtttttttttagaaatttggAGGTTTTTTCTAAGAAATCAAAATATTCATTATAAAACTATTAGGTGTAGGCAACATgttattatgtttaaaatgtgtcacttcatcattctacttagacattggtgttataacaccaaataTGAAAATTGACAACACCAAATAACATGTGATAACATCCATTATTTGTTTTTTAACTTCTATTTTTCCaatatgttattttttttgttttttatttatgtcATAATATTTAATAACATATATTAATAACACATGTAATTTAAttaaatcataaattaaaaataacatttaaaaaactaaaaataaaattttaataaatcttAAATTACATTTTTTCCTAAATTATTCATCTTCGTTACCATCGTATATATGATCTGCCAAGTCTTTTCTAAATTGTCTGTGTTTTCGTTAGTCTTGAATATCAACAACTCTGTAAGTATTCCGTTGTCTCTAGTTGAAATTGCACGTGTCTAGATTCCGTAGTCGAATACTCCGTAATATTTGGTCATTTATTTTCAATCACCGTGTTATGTATTATGATACATGCATAAATAATATCCAGTAGAGTGTCCCATGTTAACTATGTGCCATTTTGATTTCAGTGTAGGTTATTATACAAATAATTTAGGTTATTATTGTTTTCGTTTCAAAGCCAAACAAAATCATTTCTTAATAGGATATCGCATTTATAAGATAAACAAGTAATTTAGTTGTCATTCAAAGACAAACAAAATAATTTCTGAATACGATGTTGCTTTTATAACATATATAAATAATTCAGTTGTCATTATATTCCAATTACTTGTATTGTTAAAACTTAAATCTCTAGAACATTTTGCTATTATATATTgcctaattaaataaatatcttTTACGCTTTCTTGGATTTTGTCTATATATTATTTTGCTATTTTTGTTGTTTTACGTGAAAGAAACAGATATCGGTTTAACCTATAAAGTGAATaagttaaaaacaattttttggaggggaaaaagaaaaaaaaaatcaaccaaaTCAAGTCGATTCATGTTAACCCCTCCATTTTCTATAGAAAAAAAGGACCAAATCAAGTAAGATGAAATCTTTGTTACATCTACTATAACTTATAGCAATTCATTggacaataatcaatagatgagatgaaattaaatattaattacacAAAAGGGCAGGCCATATCTTTTCTTAAGTCCAAGTTGCAAGAGAAGCCATTAATCCAGCCCCAAGAAAAAGCgcaataaaagacaccatttgaTCCCCTAATTTGCTTCCCATCCTCTTGCTCAAAAACTCAGCAGCAATCAAATCCACTAAAGCCATATAAACTAAAATCCCAGCAGAAATAGAGTCCAAAATACCTTCAATAACCAGAGCTTTAGGGCTATTAGGATTATAAAATGAAGAGATCCCTATCCCTATCCCGACACTTAAAGGTGTCGTTATCGCAAAAAAAAACGCCATCACTGTGGATCGAAGCATCCCGAATCTTGCCTCTGAGATGCAACCAGACAATGCAAACCCTTCAAAAAACTGATGAAAAGATAGTGCCCCGAGCAATGGTCTAATCGTACATGGACTTTGTGAAACCCCTAGCGATAGACCAATGATGATCGAATGTGACACTATTCCAAGTTCTAGTACCTGTGTAAAAGTTAAGTTATTAACAGGTACAGGTACACTGATACTGATACCGATACCGATATTGGTACAAGTATTACCTGAGAAACGACAACATGTCTTGCAACGCTGTCGGTATCATCACCAAAACCATGAGAGTGTGAGTGGCTCTCCGAGTGGTCGTGCATTTGACCATATTGACCATCCACACTCGCGATTTGAATCCCACCCCCATCCTCGTCAGCACCGTCATCTTTCACCACCAACGGAACGACCACGGATGCAAAAGCCAAGTCATCCGGCTCAATTTTACTAGTTTTAATCTGCTTATTCTTGTGTTTGCTCTCATAATATTGAGTGGTTATGAAGTCAGCAAGCAGTGTGGTCAAAGCAGCCATCATTGCAATGAAACCAGCAAAAGGGAAAGTTGACCAAGGGATTTCAGGGAGACAAGGGTTAGATAATGCTGACATGGCATCTGGTAGCATGTGGACGAATCCTGTAGCAAGGATGACACCAGCTGCAAAGGCTTTAATGGCAAAGAAGAAACTGGAGTCCGTTTTGAGAAGTCGCCAGTTCTTGCCAACTAGTGGAACGGCGGACCCTAGGGTTCCGGCGAGAAAGATGGAAGCAATGGCCACGATTTTGAGAATCAGAGCAGTTTTCTCATCCCGGCATGCTTCTAATTCCGGCGACCCACTGCAACTACTGGTTGACATTGATATTGAAAGATTGCTTGAAAGGAATCCCTTTTTTGATCCAAAAGGAAGAAAGTATCAATTTTGGTACTTGGAACAGGAAGCTATCATGAAGTAGTTGCTGACTGACAGAATTGAAG includes:
- the LOC111917238 gene encoding zinc transporter 4, chloroplastic, whose amino-acid sequence is MSTSSCSGSPELEACRDEKTALILKIVAIASIFLAGTLGSAVPLVGKNWRLLKTDSSFFFAIKAFAAGVILATGFVHMLPDAMSALSNPCLPEIPWSTFPFAGFIAMMAALTTLLADFITTQYYESKHKNKQIKTSKIEPDDLAFASVVVPLVVKDDGADEDGGGIQIASVDGQYGQMHDHSESHSHSHGFGDDTDSVARHVVVSQVLELGIVSHSIIIGLSLGVSQSPCTIRPLLGALSFHQFFEGFALSGCISEARFGMLRSTVMAFFFAITTPLSVGIGIGISSFYNPNSPKALVIEGILDSISAGILVYMALVDLIAAEFLSKRMGSKLGDQMVSFIALFLGAGLMASLATWT